In Duganella zoogloeoides, a single genomic region encodes these proteins:
- the fabG gene encoding 3-oxoacyl-ACP reductase FabG produces MNLANQVALVTGASRGIGKAIAQELARQGARVIGTATTEAGAEAISAYLAEINAEAGKGLVLNVTDAERCAAVIDEITKTYGAVAILVNNAGITQDNLAMRMKDDEWDSVIATNLSAVGRLSRAVLRGMMKAKAGRIINITSVVASSGNPGQMNYAAAKAGVEGMGRALAREIGSRNITVNSVAPGFIDTDMTKSLGDDQHAALLTQIPLGRLGKPEDIAAAVAFLASPQAAYITGTTLHVNGGMYMN; encoded by the coding sequence ATGAATTTAGCAAATCAAGTGGCGCTGGTGACCGGCGCTTCGCGCGGCATCGGCAAGGCCATCGCCCAGGAGCTGGCGCGCCAGGGTGCGCGCGTGATCGGCACCGCCACCACCGAAGCGGGCGCGGAAGCGATTTCAGCTTACCTGGCTGAAATCAATGCCGAGGCCGGTAAAGGCCTGGTCCTGAACGTGACCGACGCCGAGCGCTGCGCGGCCGTCATCGACGAAATTACCAAGACGTACGGCGCGGTCGCCATCCTGGTCAACAATGCCGGCATCACCCAGGATAACCTGGCCATGCGCATGAAGGACGACGAGTGGGACAGCGTGATCGCCACCAACCTGTCCGCCGTCGGCCGCCTGTCGCGCGCCGTCTTGCGCGGCATGATGAAGGCCAAGGCTGGCCGCATCATCAACATCACGTCGGTGGTGGCCTCGTCCGGCAACCCGGGCCAGATGAATTACGCTGCCGCCAAGGCTGGCGTGGAGGGCATGGGCCGCGCGCTGGCGCGTGAAATCGGCAGCCGCAACATCACCGTCAACAGCGTGGCGCCGGGCTTTATCGATACCGACATGACCAAGTCGCTGGGCGACGACCAGCACGCTGCATTGCTCACCCAGATCCCGTTGGGCCGCCTGGGCAAACCTGAAGATATCGCTGCTGCGGTCGCCTTTTTGGCCTCGCCGCAAGCGGCTTACATTACCGGCACCACGCTGCACGTGAATGGCGGTATGTATATGAACTGA
- the acpP gene encoding acyl carrier protein, translating to MSDIEQRVKKIVAEQLGVAEADIKIESSFVDDLGADSLDTVELVMALEDEFEMEIPDEQAEKITTVQQAIDYATAHVKA from the coding sequence ATGTCGGATATCGAACAACGCGTTAAGAAAATCGTCGCAGAACAACTGGGCGTCGCAGAAGCGGACATCAAGATCGAATCCTCGTTCGTTGACGATCTGGGCGCTGACTCCCTGGACACCGTGGAACTGGTGATGGCCCTGGAAGACGAGTTCGAAATGGAAATCCCTGACGAACAAGCAGAAAAGATCACCACCGTGCAACAAGCCATCGACTACGCCACCGCGCACGTCAAGGCGTAA
- the fabD gene encoding ACP S-malonyltransferase, giving the protein MTKFAFVFPGQGSQAIAMLDGFAGNPVVAETIAEASGALGFDLGKLIAEGPKEELDLTTNTQPVMLTAAVAVYRAWIAAGGPAPTIVAGHSLGEYSALVAAGVIAFKDAVPLVRFRAQAMQEAVPVGLGTMAVVLGLSDDDVRAACAEATAAVSDSVVEAVNFNAPAQVVIAGHTAAVERACDIAKAKGAKRAMKLPVSAPFHSSLLKPASDRLRDYLADLTFAAPQIPLINNVDVAVLNDVDAIKDALVRQAAAPVRWVETMQQVAAQGITQVIECGPGKVLMGLTKRIDATLVGDAITDQASLERILTSLK; this is encoded by the coding sequence ATGACTAAATTTGCATTTGTATTCCCGGGCCAGGGCTCGCAGGCGATCGCCATGCTGGACGGTTTTGCCGGCAACCCGGTGGTGGCAGAAACCATCGCCGAAGCGTCAGGCGCGCTGGGCTTTGACCTCGGCAAGCTGATTGCCGAAGGTCCGAAAGAAGAGCTGGACCTCACCACCAACACCCAGCCGGTGATGCTCACCGCTGCCGTGGCCGTGTACCGCGCATGGATCGCCGCAGGCGGCCCGGCGCCAACCATCGTTGCCGGCCACAGCCTGGGCGAATACTCGGCGCTGGTCGCTGCCGGCGTGATCGCGTTCAAGGACGCCGTGCCGCTGGTGCGCTTCCGTGCGCAAGCGATGCAGGAAGCCGTACCGGTCGGACTCGGCACCATGGCTGTCGTGCTCGGTTTGTCGGACGACGACGTGCGCGCCGCCTGCGCCGAAGCCACCGCTGCCGTGTCGGACTCGGTGGTGGAAGCGGTCAACTTCAACGCGCCGGCGCAAGTCGTGATCGCCGGCCATACTGCTGCGGTCGAGCGCGCCTGCGATATCGCCAAGGCCAAGGGCGCCAAGCGCGCCATGAAGTTGCCGGTCTCGGCGCCGTTCCACTCGTCGCTGCTGAAACCTGCATCGGATCGCCTGCGCGACTACCTGGCCGACCTGACCTTCGCCGCACCGCAAATCCCGCTGATCAATAACGTCGATGTGGCTGTGCTGAACGACGTCGATGCAATCAAGGATGCGCTGGTACGCCAGGCTGCCGCACCGGTGCGCTGGGTGGAAACCATGCAGCAGGTTGCTGCACAAGGCATTACTCAGGTGATCGAATGCGGTCCCGGCAAGGTGCTGATGGGCTTGACCAAGCGCATCGATGCGACGCTGGTAGGCGACGCCATCACCGACCAGGCGTCGCTGGAGCGCATCTTGACCTCGCTCAAGTAA
- the fabF gene encoding beta-ketoacyl-ACP synthase II produces the protein MRGSKNRRVVITGLGAVTPIGNNVADTWAAALEGKSGIATITKFDAQAFSTRFAGEVKGFNIEDYISAKEARHMDTFIHYGMAAGIQAVQDSGIEVTDANADRIGVIIGSGIGGLPMIEEQKEDYDKRGPRRISPFFVPASIINMISGNLSIKYGMRGPNLSIVTACTTGLHCIGAAARMIEYGDADVMIAGGAESTVSPLGLGGFASAKALSARNDDPATASRPWDTDRDGFVLGEGAGVMVVEEYEHAKARGAKIYAELVGFGMSADAYHMTSPLEDGSGGSKSAQAALANAGLNPDQVQYVNAHGTSTPQGDVAEVQGIKRTFGDHAKKLVVNSTKSMTGHLLGGAGGLEAVFTVLAVHHQVSPPTINIFNQDPSCDLDFCANVARDMKIEYAVKNSFGFGGTNGSLVFGKI, from the coding sequence TTGAGAGGTTCTAAAAACCGTCGTGTTGTCATTACCGGCCTGGGCGCCGTTACCCCGATTGGCAACAATGTTGCCGATACCTGGGCAGCGGCACTCGAGGGCAAATCCGGCATTGCCACCATCACCAAGTTTGACGCACAAGCTTTCAGTACCCGTTTTGCCGGTGAAGTCAAAGGCTTCAATATCGAGGACTACATCTCGGCCAAGGAAGCGCGCCACATGGATACGTTTATCCATTACGGCATGGCGGCCGGCATCCAGGCGGTGCAGGATTCGGGTATCGAAGTGACCGACGCCAATGCCGATCGTATCGGTGTGATCATCGGTTCCGGCATCGGCGGTCTGCCGATGATCGAAGAGCAGAAGGAAGACTACGACAAGCGCGGTCCGCGCCGTATTTCGCCCTTCTTCGTGCCTGCCTCGATTATCAATATGATTTCGGGCAACCTGTCGATCAAGTACGGCATGCGCGGTCCTAATCTGTCGATCGTCACCGCTTGTACCACCGGCCTGCATTGCATTGGCGCTGCCGCTCGCATGATCGAGTATGGCGATGCCGACGTGATGATCGCCGGTGGCGCCGAGTCGACCGTTTCGCCGCTGGGTCTCGGTGGCTTTGCTTCGGCAAAAGCCCTGTCCGCGCGCAACGACGACCCGGCCACCGCATCCCGTCCATGGGATACGGACCGCGACGGCTTCGTGCTGGGCGAAGGCGCCGGCGTGATGGTCGTGGAAGAGTACGAACACGCCAAGGCACGCGGTGCCAAGATTTACGCCGAGCTGGTCGGCTTCGGCATGAGCGCCGATGCTTACCACATGACGTCGCCCCTGGAAGACGGTAGCGGTGGCAGCAAGTCGGCGCAAGCCGCGCTTGCCAACGCCGGCCTCAACCCGGACCAGGTGCAGTACGTGAATGCGCACGGCACCTCGACGCCGCAAGGCGACGTGGCCGAAGTGCAGGGCATCAAGCGCACGTTCGGCGACCACGCCAAAAAGCTGGTGGTCAATTCGACCAAGTCGATGACCGGCCACTTGCTCGGCGGCGCCGGCGGCCTGGAAGCAGTGTTTACGGTATTGGCGGTGCACCACCAGGTGTCGCCACCGACCATTAACATCTTCAACCAGGATCCGTCGTGCGATCTGGACTTCTGCGCCAATGTCGCCCGCGACATGAAGATCGAGTATGCAGTGAAAAACTCGTTCGGCTTCGGCGGAACCAACGGCAGCCTTGTCTTCGGCAAGATCTAG
- a CDS encoding beta-ketoacyl-ACP synthase III: MTLYSKIIGTGSYLPAQRVTNQDLAQQLAAKGIETSDEWIVSRSGISARHFAAADEKSSDLAANAAKKALEMARLAPNDIDLIIVASSTPDFFGSFPSTACIVQQKLGITNNGAAVDVQAVCSGFVYALSTADAFIRAGVHKNVLVIGAEVFSRILNFNDRTTCVLFGDGAGAVVVTGSDEPGILATALHADGSHSGILCMPNSFSGATAGEAYLYMDGPAVFKLAVSVLEKVAHEALNKAGMSADQIDWLVPHQANIRIMNGTAKKMGLPLDKMVVTVDQHGNTSAASIPLALDAAVRDGRIKNGHNVMMEGVGGGFTWGAVLATMSGLPDTL, translated from the coding sequence CAGCTACTTGCCGGCGCAACGTGTGACCAACCAGGACCTGGCCCAGCAGCTGGCCGCCAAGGGCATCGAAACTTCCGACGAGTGGATCGTATCGCGCAGCGGCATTTCGGCGCGCCACTTTGCCGCCGCCGACGAAAAATCGTCGGACCTGGCGGCCAACGCTGCCAAAAAGGCGCTGGAAATGGCGCGCCTGGCGCCCAACGATATCGACCTGATCATCGTTGCCAGCTCCACCCCCGACTTCTTTGGCAGCTTCCCCAGCACCGCCTGCATCGTCCAGCAAAAACTCGGCATCACCAACAATGGCGCGGCCGTCGATGTGCAGGCTGTCTGCAGCGGCTTCGTGTATGCGCTGTCCACGGCCGATGCGTTCATCCGTGCCGGCGTGCACAAGAACGTGCTGGTGATCGGCGCCGAAGTGTTTTCGCGCATTCTCAATTTTAACGACCGCACCACCTGCGTGCTGTTCGGCGACGGCGCCGGCGCCGTGGTGGTGACCGGTTCGGACGAGCCTGGCATCCTGGCCACCGCGCTGCACGCGGACGGCAGCCACTCGGGCATCCTGTGCATGCCCAACTCGTTCAGCGGCGCCACCGCCGGCGAAGCCTACCTGTACATGGACGGTCCGGCGGTGTTCAAGCTGGCCGTCTCGGTACTGGAAAAGGTCGCGCACGAAGCGTTAAACAAGGCTGGCATGTCGGCTGACCAGATCGACTGGCTGGTGCCGCACCAGGCCAATATCCGCATCATGAACGGCACCGCCAAGAAGATGGGCCTGCCGCTGGACAAAATGGTGGTGACCGTCGATCAGCATGGCAATACGTCGGCTGCCTCGATCCCGCTGGCGCTGGACGCTGCCGTGCGCGACGGCCGCATCAAGAACGGCCACAACGTCATGATGGAAGGTGTTGGCGGCGGCTTTACCTGGGGCGCGGTACTGGCCACCATGAGCGGCTTGCCGGATACGCTGTAA